A single genomic interval of Clostridium facile harbors:
- a CDS encoding DUF7336 domain-containing protein — translation MFVYQLNHKRKVEYDNKEQKWIYSSARIGYYSTREKAEKTIEKYKTIEGFRDYPDDFVIEEYEVDFDDFDFI, via the coding sequence ATGTTTGTATATCAATTAAATCATAAACGAAAAGTAGAGTATGATAATAAAGAACAAAAATGGATTTATAGTTCAGCAAGAATAGGATATTATTCTACTAGAGAAAAGGCAGAAAAAACGATAGAAAAATATAAAACAATTGAGGGGTTTAGAGATTATCCGGATGATTTTGTGATTGAAGAATACGAAGTGGATTTTGATGATTTTGATTTTATATAG
- a CDS encoding DUF7336 domain-containing protein: protein MKSIFELTHFYEDEDGYDIVTDIAVYSTREKAEQALEKFKKHPKFIDHPDDFNIDEYRLDEDNWTEGFFTYEW, encoded by the coding sequence ATGAAGTCAATTTTCGAATTAACACATTTTTATGAAGATGAAGATGGCTATGATATCGTAACAGATATTGCGGTATATTCTACCAGAGAAAAAGCGGAACAGGCTTTAGAAAAATTTAAAAAACACCCTAAATTTATCGATCATCCAGATGATTTTAATATTGATGAATATCGATTGGATGAAGACAATTGGACGGAAGGATTCTTTACTTATGAATGGTAA
- a CDS encoding RHS repeat domain-containing protein — protein sequence MVSYFFLILSILDSNGNIVVNYTYDSWGNPISITGSMADTIGQLNPFRFRSYYYDTESGLYYLQSRYYDPVVKRFINADEIAGVVGDINSHNLYSYCLNNPINMSDSNGNWPKWVTGIVNWVNDKIIKPIKKFVKDVIEDIKNYDKNNKSEKKVLESNYFSSYKGVPVIRTNMERSGSFGAMFISRSAKKDPHPKDLVRHEYGHTRQLKQMGVINYALCIGIPSWQK from the coding sequence TTGGTATCGTACTTTTTTCTAATTTTAAGCATTCTTGACAGCAATGGAAATATAGTAGTAAACTATACTTATGATAGTTGGGGAAATCCAATTTCCATTACAGGCTCAATGGCGGATACGATAGGTCAGTTAAATCCATTCCGTTTCCGCAGCTATTACTATGACACCGAGAGTGGACTGTATTATCTGCAAAGTAGATATTACGATCCAGTTGTAAAACGGTTTATTAATGCAGATGAAATTGCAGGCGTAGTCGGAGATATCAACAGTCATAATTTGTATTCTTATTGTCTTAATAATCCAATTAATATGAGTGATTCAAATGGTAATTGGCCAAAATGGGTTACTGGTATCGTTAATTGGGTGAATGATAAAATCATTAAGCCTATTAAGAAATTTGTCAAGGATGTCATTGAGGATATTAAGAATTATGATAAAAATAATAAGAGTGAAAAAAAGGTTTTAGAATCAAATTATTTTTCATCCTATAAAGGAGTGCCAGTCATTAGAACTAATATGGAACGATCAGGATCATTCGGAGCTATGTTTATATCGCGATCCGCCAAGAAAGACCCACACCCTAAAGATCTTGTCCGTCATGAATATGGGCATACTCGACAGTTAAAACAAATGGGCGTTATTAATTATGCTTTATGCATTGGTATACCGTCTTGGCAAAAATAG
- a CDS encoding SpaA isopeptide-forming pilin-related protein: MLTTDEYGYAVSTVLPYGVYTVHQIAGLEGHEFVPDFDAFVNENGKVYSFILSNPVYKSQIEIVKKDAETGKIIPLSGTGFKIKDMSTGGYITQHVNYPTPTDIDTFYTDNTGKLMLPEPLTYGQYQLYEVQAPEGYLLNSELVDFSVDGTQDIITIEMKDVAAKGKITIEKTGELLTGSSSAESEYGDIYQPIYETGYLSGAVFDIIAKTDIVTPDGTVRAKAGDIVDTVTTTDSGVATSKELYLGEYIVKEKQAPEGMVLDAAEYPVTLTYGGQTVSVVTTSLNLENERQKVEVKLIKSLEQDDTFDIGMNDEYKQVKFGLFAREDILAVDGSIAFPKDCLIEIAGIHQDGSLSFQTDLPFGKYYVKERSTDHHYILNDTEYEFTFSYQDQEIPTVEIILNEGNPMENNLIRGNLEGWKVDEDGFGLQGATIGLFSSQTPEEPILTGVSNEIGYFAFTNIPYGEYLIKEIESPEGFILSDQIYPVSIGTDQQTIEITIENQLIRRAVEVTKVDEEYPDHKLEGAEFEVVVDIDRNGEYNPEIDTQIAGTLQKIETGVYRLSELSYGRYFLHETKALEGFLQDEGYYPFTIITDGETVIVENQAGSGCFINHPIKGEIEITKTDINTGKPLPNTGVEILDEDGNVVVQGRTDENGVFRFPLRYGKYYYREFDAPDGYLIDENKYPFEIKENGEVVKCQMTNQLKTGTVEFENPDNVPNDNNQIHHTPSTGDYSYLMIYLFIMLFIGAAIFISFGYRKKKRGK; this comes from the coding sequence TTGCTGACAACGGATGAATATGGTTACGCAGTGTCTACTGTATTGCCGTATGGCGTATATACTGTCCATCAAATTGCTGGCTTAGAGGGACATGAATTTGTCCCCGATTTTGATGCGTTTGTCAATGAAAACGGAAAGGTGTATTCCTTTATCCTGTCCAATCCGGTTTACAAAAGCCAGATAGAAATTGTAAAAAAGGACGCTGAAACAGGAAAGATCATCCCTCTATCCGGCACAGGATTTAAAATCAAAGATATGTCCACAGGAGGATACATAACGCAGCATGTCAATTACCCTACCCCAACGGATATTGACACCTTTTACACCGACAATACTGGGAAATTGATGTTGCCGGAGCCGCTCACATATGGACAGTACCAGCTTTATGAGGTGCAAGCCCCAGAAGGATACCTTCTCAATAGTGAGCTAGTTGATTTTTCTGTGGATGGAACACAGGATATCATCACAATAGAAATGAAGGATGTAGCAGCCAAAGGGAAAATCACGATTGAGAAAACAGGGGAACTCCTAACGGGAAGCAGTTCAGCGGAAAGCGAATACGGAGACATCTACCAGCCCATCTATGAAACAGGCTACTTATCTGGAGCCGTATTTGATATCATAGCGAAAACCGATATTGTTACTCCGGACGGGACAGTCAGGGCAAAAGCAGGTGATATTGTCGATACGGTTACCACTACAGATAGTGGTGTAGCCACATCGAAGGAACTGTATCTAGGAGAATATATCGTCAAAGAAAAACAAGCGCCAGAAGGTATGGTATTGGATGCAGCAGAATATCCGGTTACACTTACCTACGGCGGTCAAACCGTCTCCGTTGTTACCACTTCCTTAAACCTTGAGAACGAACGTCAAAAGGTAGAAGTAAAACTCATAAAATCCTTGGAGCAAGACGATACATTTGATATTGGAATGAACGATGAATACAAACAGGTCAAATTCGGCTTATTTGCTAGAGAAGATATTCTAGCGGTAGATGGTTCCATTGCATTCCCAAAGGATTGTCTGATTGAAATTGCTGGTATTCATCAAGATGGTTCCCTCTCTTTTCAAACCGATCTGCCATTCGGCAAATACTATGTCAAAGAACGCTCAACTGATCACCACTACATCCTCAACGACACGGAATACGAGTTTACTTTTTCCTATCAAGATCAGGAAATTCCTACTGTAGAAATCATTTTAAATGAAGGAAACCCAATGGAAAATAACCTGATCCGTGGCAATCTGGAAGGCTGGAAGGTAGACGAGGATGGATTTGGATTACAGGGCGCTACCATTGGTCTATTTTCTTCTCAAACTCCAGAAGAACCCATCCTCACAGGTGTATCCAATGAAATCGGATATTTCGCATTTACCAATATCCCATATGGGGAATATCTCATCAAAGAGATAGAAAGCCCGGAAGGGTTTATTCTATCCGATCAGATCTATCCTGTTTCCATTGGTACAGACCAGCAAACTATAGAAATCACGATAGAGAATCAGCTTATCCGTAGAGCGGTAGAGGTAACAAAGGTAGATGAGGAATACCCAGACCATAAACTGGAGGGAGCGGAATTTGAAGTAGTGGTAGATATTGATCGGAATGGTGAATACAATCCTGAGATTGATACACAGATAGCTGGAACACTACAGAAAATAGAAACAGGGGTTTACCGTTTATCCGAATTGTCATATGGACGGTATTTCCTACATGAAACAAAAGCCCTGGAAGGCTTTTTGCAGGATGAAGGTTACTATCCATTCACAATCATAACCGATGGAGAAACGGTAATTGTCGAAAACCAAGCTGGAAGTGGCTGCTTTATTAATCATCCAATCAAAGGTGAAATTGAAATCACAAAAACAGATATCAATACTGGAAAACCACTTCCCAATACAGGCGTTGAAATCCTTGATGAAGATGGAAATGTCGTTGTACAGGGGCGGACGGATGAAAATGGTGTATTCCGCTTTCCTCTCCGGTATGGCAAGTATTATTATCGGGAATTTGACGCACCGGACGGATACCTGATAGATGAAAACAAATACCCATTTGAAATTAAAGAAAATGGCGAAGTGGTAAAATGCCAGATGACAAACCAGCTCAAAACAGGGACAGTGGAATTTGAAAATCCAGATAACGTGCCAAATGATAACAACCAGATACACCATACGCCGTCTACTGGTGATTACTCCTATTTGATGATATATCTCTTCATCATGTTATTCATAGGCGCTGCAATATTCATTTCTTTCGGTTATAGAAAGAAGAAAAGAGGAAAATAA
- a CDS encoding SpaA isopeptide-forming pilin-related protein, protein MKQKRIFQRMMAIILTICLALGIAQPVFAATPREAGDSAVMRMYNRENAGYKFDDSFPAPFAGKASTDNGTKWAEMRLMNGGQPYSAYCIQIGISVHTGDRFTAQSTYDDLPAEIRLMINYVLMLGFDFGKTGIENPSYYFATQALIWQIEYGTVNTEWEQKINDVFFDTIPEAQNYYNELKHKVYTYKTVPSFCGTIALNAPTHELSYDNTNGGYSTTLTDTNGVLQDFNFSYDGITFSPSGNVLSVHTNSNLSEPVMIQAKKNVPNDSRACVVDYWIGPAGVQHVVTANYNRGADPVTATMKLKISAGNLDIIKQSEDGMVNGIDFRITGNGVDKTVTTGEDGTVLAENLPSGEYTITEITPDKYVEPEIQKITVYGGQTATVTFRNVLKKFCVELQKQDSAHNIPQRSYSAQGDASLDGAVYGLYKGNELLDTYTTSGGGQFVTKYYPCGDDYYIQEITPSEGYLLDYNSYPVGAEAEKYTLENNSIPMIVNEDVILGQIAIAKHIDGSSGQIDTPEEGAQF, encoded by the coding sequence ATGAAACAAAAGCGTATTTTTCAAAGGATGATGGCGATAATCCTCACCATCTGCCTGGCATTAGGTATTGCACAGCCTGTATTTGCGGCAACGCCAAGGGAAGCCGGAGATTCTGCCGTGATGCGGATGTATAACCGGGAAAACGCAGGATACAAATTTGACGACAGCTTCCCTGCCCCATTTGCAGGGAAAGCCAGTACAGACAATGGAACCAAATGGGCAGAAATGCGGCTCATGAACGGTGGGCAGCCATACAGCGCCTATTGTATCCAGATCGGCATCAGCGTCCATACAGGAGACCGCTTCACAGCGCAAAGCACCTATGACGATCTACCGGCGGAGATAAGATTGATGATCAACTATGTACTCATGTTGGGGTTTGATTTTGGAAAGACAGGTATCGAGAATCCAAGCTACTATTTCGCCACGCAAGCCCTCATCTGGCAGATTGAGTACGGCACCGTCAACACCGAATGGGAACAGAAAATCAACGATGTATTTTTCGATACTATCCCAGAAGCCCAAAATTACTACAATGAACTGAAACATAAAGTCTACACATATAAAACTGTCCCCAGTTTTTGCGGTACCATCGCCTTAAACGCACCGACACACGAATTGAGCTACGACAATACAAACGGAGGATATTCCACTACCCTGACCGACACCAATGGAGTGTTGCAGGATTTTAACTTCTCTTACGATGGTATCACCTTTTCACCATCGGGGAATGTGCTATCTGTCCACACCAATTCCAACCTGTCTGAACCAGTCATGATACAGGCAAAAAAGAATGTACCAAACGATTCAAGAGCATGTGTGGTGGACTATTGGATTGGTCCAGCAGGCGTACAGCATGTGGTAACAGCTAACTACAATCGTGGCGCAGACCCTGTTACCGCAACGATGAAACTGAAAATCTCTGCTGGCAATCTGGATATCATCAAACAGTCAGAAGATGGCATGGTAAACGGTATTGACTTCCGTATTACTGGAAATGGAGTTGATAAAACCGTCACTACGGGAGAAGATGGAACGGTTTTGGCAGAGAATCTACCATCCGGAGAATACACAATAACAGAAATCACGCCAGATAAATATGTAGAACCGGAAATCCAAAAAATAACCGTGTATGGCGGTCAAACCGCTACGGTGACATTCCGCAATGTTTTAAAGAAATTCTGCGTGGAATTGCAGAAACAGGATTCAGCCCATAATATTCCACAACGGAGCTATTCAGCACAAGGAGACGCTTCTTTAGACGGAGCTGTCTATGGGCTATACAAAGGTAATGAACTACTGGATACCTATACCACTTCCGGCGGAGGACAATTTGTAACAAAGTATTATCCTTGTGGGGATGATTATTACATCCAAGAAATTACACCAAGTGAAGGATATCTGTTGGACTACAATTCCTACCCTGTCGGAGCGGAAGCGGAAAAATATACGTTGGAAAATAACAGTATCCCCATGATAGTAAATGAAGATGTCATTTTAGGGCAGATCGCAATCGCAAAGCATATAGATGGAAGCAGCGGTCAAATAGATACACCAGAAGAAGGGGCGCAATTTTAG